Proteins encoded by one window of Anopheles maculipalpis chromosome 2RL, idAnoMacuDA_375_x, whole genome shotgun sequence:
- the LOC126567395 gene encoding putative helicase MOV-10: MVEFSIRESMVVLYVQNLCPQVLILREIYLYYEKHMRVSLFDGVLRMVPGYEYVIEREIHEKEDRSYHVVLLCQVIGTNFKLRETVLIHLLSPRIPRGLPMAMKKLPMFEIPDYVQDVYKNDFLAIQHYNRNSTLWLERFKKYRSEKLNSKNYVEYLRMLNQIDELHRDHQMQRYTIESANLKETLPNEYMLSIEQFNVPPVLLDVGSHVHVYSEANKSILTRGMIIDRSSCFIIKTDVPLRKLRSLRLVFPLNRTQYIMEHMALNYVCHLDLNSVLFPEPQAEKSTKAIKKAFKEEHITKFKWFQDCIATNEQQKQAIKNIINRTAYPAPYILFGPPGTGKTCTIVEAVLQIWKLRKKSRILVTATSNFACNELTKRLLKYVPRTDIFRYFSLTTERDIHEIDLKVIEVSNMHYGEYETPSAEDFTHTRILVCTVMISARLLQLNVGRSMYDYIFIDECGSCKELSALVPIACVGTDTAKGKLHASVVLAGDPKQLGPVTLMPYLRGTPHDVSLLERLMNLPLYQKDLNNNDYNPDMVTKLLDNYRSHGALFQFSNQQFYDGELRAKGSPAIINWAVKWQQLPNRDFPMIFHTVIGYMQQDSITLSYWNAQEATKVYEYVQLLLKEEINGRMLQQEDIGIVTPYSKQVEFIKNGLTVLGLDSIEVGSVDQFQGREKPVIIISTVRSNRTSVGFLADVRRLNVALTRAQALTIIIGNAKILMKNRTWYEFLKLLKANKAIAGKMFYCDKTFSTRKMMDEVELANGWNFA, encoded by the exons ATGGTCGAATTTAGCATCAGGGAATCGATGGTCGTACTGTACGTACAGAATTTGTGCCCACAAGTGTTGATACTGCGCGAGATCTATCTATACTACGAAAAGCACATGCGTGTCTCCTTGTTCGATGGCGTTCTACGCATGGTACCCGGCTACGAATATGTGATAGAAAGGGAGATTCACGAAAAGGAGGATCGTTCGTACCATGTGGTGCTGCTGTGTCAGGTAATTGGCACCAACTTTAAGTTGCGTGAAACGGTACTTATTCATCTGCTGTCACCGCGAATTCCTCGTGG CCTTCCAATGGCGATGAAAAAATTGCCCATGTTTGAGATACCGGACTATGTGCAGGATGTTTACAAGAACGACTTTCTCGCGATTCAACACTACAACCGTAATTCTACCCTTTGGTTAGAACGGTTTAAGAAGTACCGAAGTGAAAAGCTCAACTCGAAGAACTACGTAGAATATTTGCGTATGCTGAACCAGATCGACGAACTCCATCGCGATCATCAGATGCAGCGGTACACGATCGAGAGTGCAAATCTGAAGGAAACGCTGCCAAACGAGTACATGCTCTCTATCGAACAGTTTAACGTGCCTCCGGTTCTGCTCGATGTTGGATCCCACGTACATGTTTACAGTGAAGCGAACAAATCTATACTGACGCGCGGAATGATTATCGATCGTAGTTCCTGCTTTATCATCAAAACTGATGTTCCACTAAGAAAGTTACGCTCGTTGCGGCTCGTATTTCCATTAAATCGGACGCAATATATAATGGAACACATggctttaaattatgtttgtcACCTCGATCTAAACAGTGTGCTTTTCCCCGAACCGCAAGCCGAAAAATCGACCAAAGCCATAAAAAAAGCGTTCAAAGAAGAGCACATTACTAA GTTCAAATGGTTTCAAGATTGCATTGCCACCAACGAGCAGCAGAAACAGgctatcaaaaatatcatcaacCGAACGGCATATCCGGCTCCCTACATCCTGTTCGGGCCACCCGGCACCGGCAAAACATGCACCATTGTTGAAGCGGTGCTGCAGATATGGAAATTGCGAAAAAAATCCCGCATCCTTGTGACGGCAACGTCGAACTTTGCTTGCAACGAACTGACGAAACGGTTGCTAAAATATGTGCCACGTACGGACATTTTTCGCTATTTTTCTCTCACCACGGAGCGGGATATTCACGAGATAGATTTAAAAGTGATAGAGGTGTCAAACATGCATTACGGTGAGTACGAAACACCGTCGGCGGAGGACTTTACCCATACGCGCATCCTCGTCTGCACGGTGATGATTAGCGCGCGTTTGTTGCAGCTAAATGTGGGCCGCAGTATGTACGACTACATCTTCATCGACGAGTGCGGTAGCTGCAAGGAACTGTCCGCACTCGTACCAATCGCATGCGTTGGCACGGATACTGCTAAAGGAAAGCTGCACGCTAGTGTCGTGCTTGCTGGCGATCCGAAGCAACTCGGACCGGTCACGCTCATGCCATACTTGCGAGGCACTCCACACGACGTGTCGCTGCTGGAGCGGCTAATGAATCTGCCACTGTATCAAAAAGACTTGAACAACAACGACTACAACCCGGACATGGTGACGAAGCTCCTGGATAACTACCGTTCGCATGGTGCATTGTTCCAATTCTCCAACCAACAGTTTTACGACGGTGAACTGCGTGCTAAAGGATCGCCCGCCATTATTAACTGGGCCGTAAAATGGCAGCAACTGCCGAATCGAGATTTCCCCATGATTTTTCACACTGTGATCGGCTATATGCAGCAAGATTCCATCACGCTCAGCTATTGGAACGCTCAGGAAGCGACTAAGGTGTACGAGTACGTGCAGCTGCTGTTGAAGGAAGAAATTAATGGTCGTATGCTGCAACAGGAAGACATTGGTATCGTGACGCCCTACTCTAAACAG GTGGAGTTTATCAAGAACGGCCTTACGGTGCTTGGTTTGGATAGCATTGAGGTAGGTTCGGTAGATCAGTTCCAGGGACGCGAGAAACCAGTGATCATAATATCAACCGTACGTTCGAATCGCACATCGGTCGGATTTTTAGCCGACGTTAGACGGCTAAACGTGGCGTTGACTCGTGCCCAAGCACTAACGATCATCATCGGTAATGCTAAGATTTTGATGAAGAACCGCACGTGGTACGAATTTTTGAAACTACTTAAAGCTAATAAGGCGATCGCGGGTAAGATGTTCTACTGTGACAAAACTTTTTCGACACGAAAGATGATGGATGAAGTAGAACTGGCTAATGGATGGAATTTCGCCTGA